In Vespa crabro chromosome 13, iyVesCrab1.2, whole genome shotgun sequence, one DNA window encodes the following:
- the LOC124428566 gene encoding uncharacterized protein LOC124428566: MFSIFIRIKILFLLGSLDVLIVAENDNTTSFFPTKRGNNSSFELATKIIDSTSFHSDATQAPSIPIPQQLLPTSYYLPAFQPPIVNRRSENLPYDFEYPNVGYPIMQNVDQAIAPTSKQLVIVSFIGLLLLLAIIQNTLTSVKKKYNSLDDLPSKRKRDVHAIYDYSSIIPEEEKKNVEEIVLNDDARLRCIQKTICLENQKLFQDFGVIGKLLAKYLTRNVEKSIKSSSGWDRLIEDAGSAGLRDEDCDLLYRDCDTPIVFLSSINDKKSPSKEMKSKSTK, encoded by the exons ATGTTTAGTATTttcataagaataaaaatattattcttacttgGCTCGTTAGACGTTTTAATCGTCGCagaaaatgataataccacatctttctttccaacgaaaagaggaaataattCTAGTTTTGAGTTAGCTACGAAGATAATCGATTCTACGTCGTTTCATTCGGATGCAACTCAGGCTCCTTCGATTCCAATACCACAGCAACTCTTACCGACGAGTTATTATCTTcctg cTTTTCAGCCACCAATTGTAAATCGTCGAAGTGAAAATTTACCTTACGATTTCGAATATCCAAACGTTGGTTATCCAATAATGCAAAACGTTGACCAAGCGATAGCACCAACTTCTAAGCAACTTGTTATAGTCAGTTTCATTGGATTACTTTTACTTCTTGCTATCATTCAAAATACATTAACTTCGgtcaagaagaaatataattctttgGATGATCTTCCATCAAAACGAAAACGAGATGTTCATGctatttatgattattcttctatc attccggaagaagagaagaaaaatgtggAAGAAATCGTATTGAACGACGATGCACGTTTACGTTGCATTCAAAAAACAATTTGTCttgaaaatcaaaaattatttcaggATTTTGGTGTAATAGGAAAATTACTGGCGAAATATCTAAC aAGAAATGTTGAGAAATCCATTAAATCATCATCGGGATGGGATCGATTGATCGAGGACGCAGGATCAGCTGGATTACGCGATGAAGATTGTGATCTTCTTTATAGGGATTGTGATACTCCTATAGTTTTTCTATCGTCGATCAATGATAAGAAAAGTCcttcgaaagaaatgaaatctaagagtacaaaataa